TTTAGAGAATTGTGGTGCCTTACGGGCTTTCTTTAAACCATACTTTCTTCTTTCTTTCATTCTTGGGTCACGGGTTAGAAAACCATTTCTCTTTAAAGGAGGTCTATATCCCTCATCTGCTATTAAAAGGGCTCTAGCTATGCCCATTCTGATAGCTCCTGCCTGTCCAGTTGAGCCTCCACCTTCAACCTTTGCTTTAACATCGAACCTTCCCAAGGTCTCAGTTACATCGAAGGGCTGTCTAATAATCATTTTTAGAGTTTCTTTATCAAAATAATTATCAATATCTCTACCATTTACAGTGATTTTTCCGTCTCCCGGTACTAGATATACTCTAGCTACAGAGTTCTTTCTTCTACCTGTTCCGTAAAATTGTACCTGCGCCATATTAGTCCTCCTTTCTATGCTCCCCAAGTTTCTGGCTTTTGAGCTTGGTGTGGATGTTCACTACCTTTATATACTCTAAGCTTTGTTAACATTTGCCTGCCCAGCTTATTATGCGGCAGCATTCCCTTAACTGCTTTCAAGATTACTTTATCTGGTGATTTGCTTATAAAAGTTTGATAATCCATGGATTTTATTCCACCTGGATAACCTGTATGCCAGTAATATCTTTTCTGGGACAGCTTATTACCTGTTAAGTGAATCTTTTCTGCGTTAATTACAATTACGTGATCTCCCACATCCACATGTGGAGTAAATATTGGTTTATGTTTACCTCTTAGCAATACTGCTATTTCAGAGGCCAGTCTGCCTAAGGTTTTACCATCGGCATCAATTAGATACCATTTTCTAGCTACTTCATTAGGCTTAGCCATAAAGGTTTTCATAATGACCCTCCTTAAACTTATTATTACTTATATATTTACCAGATTAACGGGGCAGGTAATCTGAATAAATTCTTACCCATGTTATTTTAATAAAATAGTGGGGGCATGTCAAGATTTTCTGCTTTACAGAAGAAATTTTCCTTTATATCGTAGTCAACCTTTATCAGACATAATCCCCTTGCTGGGGCTGTTGGCCCTGCCAGGGTGCGATCCTGGGCTCTAATTATGCAAGGGATGTCATCTGGCAAAAGCTTGCCGTTGCCAACATTTATTAGTGTTCCTGCTATTATTCTAACCATATTATGCAGAAATCCATCTCCGTAAATATCTAAGAAAATAAAATTCTGATGTTGAGATATTTTACATTCCTTTATATTTCTTATAAAGGTTTTCTTTTCAGTCTTTGACACACAAAAACTGCGAAAATCATGCACACCCTTAAATAGTGAAGCTGCTTCAGACATTTTTGCAAAATCAAGTTCTTGTTTAATATGAACACTTATTTTATTGAAAAAAACATGAGGAAATTTTCCTGCATAAATATGATATCTATACCATTTACCCTTAGCATCTTTAATGGAATGAAAGCTATCCCCAGCAGTTTCACCCTTATATACTATAATATCCTCAGGGAGTATTCCATTCAAGGCTTCTGGATACCTGTCACAGGGTATGGAGCTGCTGGTTCGAAATGCTGCAACCTGGCCCAGGGCGTTTACACCTGCATCTGTTCTTCCTGCACCAATAACTTGAACTTCTTCACCCGTTAGAAGCTTTAGCCCCTTTTGCAATTCACCTTGTATTGTTTTTAAATGGGGCTGCCTGGGCTGTATCTGCCACCCGCTGTATTGTTCACCTAAATATGCAAGGGTAAGTTTAATCGTCTTCACATTATTTACCTCTATATATATTATAAGAAAATGTCTTATGCACGAACCCTAATTAAATTTTCCAGCAATTGTTGGTCCATGGAAGCCAAAAAGGCGTGATGATTTGCACTGTTTGAGCGAAGCGAGTTTGCAAAGCATAGGC
The sequence above is drawn from the Desulfitibacter alkalitolerans DSM 16504 genome and encodes:
- the rplM gene encoding 50S ribosomal protein L13, whose product is MKTFMAKPNEVARKWYLIDADGKTLGRLASEIAVLLRGKHKPIFTPHVDVGDHVIVINAEKIHLTGNKLSQKRYYWHTGYPGGIKSMDYQTFISKSPDKVILKAVKGMLPHNKLGRQMLTKLRVYKGSEHPHQAQKPETWGA
- the rpsI gene encoding 30S ribosomal protein S9 encodes the protein MAQVQFYGTGRRKNSVARVYLVPGDGKITVNGRDIDNYFDKETLKMIIRQPFDVTETLGRFDVKAKVEGGGSTGQAGAIRMGIARALLIADEGYRPPLKRNGFLTRDPRMKERRKYGLKKARKAPQFSKR
- the truA gene encoding tRNA pseudouridine(38-40) synthase TruA is translated as MKTIKLTLAYLGEQYSGWQIQPRQPHLKTIQGELQKGLKLLTGEEVQVIGAGRTDAGVNALGQVAAFRTSSSIPCDRYPEALNGILPEDIIVYKGETAGDSFHSIKDAKGKWYRYHIYAGKFPHVFFNKISVHIKQELDFAKMSEAASLFKGVHDFRSFCVSKTEKKTFIRNIKECKISQHQNFIFLDIYGDGFLHNMVRIIAGTLINVGNGKLLPDDIPCIIRAQDRTLAGPTAPARGLCLIKVDYDIKENFFCKAENLDMPPLFY